The following are encoded in a window of Scophthalmus maximus strain ysfricsl-2021 chromosome 2, ASM2237912v1, whole genome shotgun sequence genomic DNA:
- the ajm1 gene encoding apical junction component 1 homolog, whose product MTRTDPPDILVSTVHRDIKVIPISSHYKSLHPSKQCDSINYSTLEDSKSNVNKRHCHNFDFKSLEYPKSHKYPMESPYRKADRHAANLDVAWNALGRQQRYRFSAPDIFSHKLSSQPMAGDMASEFVAPEQKRRTRSKSAPRVQTSLTPVSFEGCSSSGRKGRDSQRAARDSRWRPEVSPRRESSYAATRAHMHDVHPIKLQPQMSDSYRYSPHFAADNSEDGGLDKTATSPHVRCRVDIKPDDAALHHSGTKQSTPQVDIPWQRHHSGGSRSLTVPRHFSYSRTPTPTDSLAAENRQTHQYSRSMPNSYLQPMDIPSQLIPSSDDYYGRERRAHSSPNVPTKFFYADNPGRYVTTAPPQPSAYFHDERYTPGQTYTPKVQYVQDPRTRMVHAVATRPYYPEMESCQYSVQTGYPKPYKANEPGPYIIQTPPTRIFYGDDPRSYQIQTAPPRFYYSSDMYAMPPEHHIPARAYYTEGRRHARVIPAQTDDWYGSDASGYSTNPASYVSQVTPTRIRQEPVLTSWYANPCVEPPRIGTDSKSYSRSWDNILNYHVEKEQPFPVQRGQSYDDLLDSRKPAEATGDKPQPVVVNLSSSPRRYAALSMSENSLVDKSPTETSKSTSKLWFVTPEITITDNDIRPGNLNKAEGRSASWDILDSRSTKGPELSKCDFESSTKEKTHDNASLQQSLEQLDELLADLVTDYKPPSRRASEDILDQLKKLIDEEEAVCLSRKSSRAGTEEPAPLDKQPTSIRMNSDPFGDMDGASDAMKSVDECSPDQSPDEDDTMMCSNNKCRRTETLFNACLYFKSCHSCYTYYCSRNCRREDWDIHKESCLYGRIGSTCRHIIKHCRETVEVHKAFSRIAKVGYLSRGRGVLFLGFPNPAASSNFLQYGLDSLLMSPTYLSLRELDSFRDNLGEYCKELQQAGKEYDPNECFILNVSIAVGDQLPNGPSPRNQAPTVRKYAKVALASFSPERKVHKKESDMETLILTPPPGTADIDKEGEEGRKAREICFINIQRELRIRGVFLRHEYPQVYQQLCEFVESNRRFTPTTIYPIDKRTGKQFMCMIMAASEPRTLDWVGTPHLLDDII is encoded by the coding sequence ATGACACGCACAGACCCGCCTGACATACTGGTATCAACTGTGCATCGAGATATAAAAGTGATTCCCATTTCTTCACACTACAAGTCCTTGCATCCCTCTAAACAATGTGATTCTATAAATTACAGCACACTGGAGGACAGTAAGAGTAACGTCAATAAAAGGCACTGCCATAACTTTGACTTCAAGTCATTGGAGTACCCAAAGTCACACAAATACCCAATGGAGTCCCCATACAGGAAGGCTGATAGGCATGCAGCCAATCTAGATGTTGCTTGGAATGCCTTGGGACGCCAACAGAGGTACCGCTTTtctgctccagacatttttagCCATAAGTTAAGTTCTCAACCAATGGCTGGTGATATGGCCAGTGAGTTCGTTGCCCctgaacaaaaaagaaggacCAGGTCAAAAAGTGCCCCTCGGGTTCAAACCAGTCTCACCCCTGTGTCTTTTGAAGGGTGCTCATCTtcagggagaaaagggagggatTCCCAAAGGGCTGCAAGAGACTCTCGCTGGAGACCAGAAGTATCACCTCGTAGGGAATCATCATATGCAGCAACTAGGGCGCATATGCATGACGTACATCCAATTAAGTTGCAGCCTCAAATGAGTGACAGCTATAGATATTCACCTCACTTTGCTGCTGATAATTCCGAGGATGGAGGGCTAGATAAAACAGCAACTAGCCCTCATGTCAGGTGTCGGGTGGACATCAAACCTGATGATGCAGCATTACATCATTCAGGAACAAAACAATCTACACCTCAAGTGGACATACCATGGCAGAGGCACCACAGTGGGGGGAGTAGGAGTCTGACGGTACCACGTCATTTCTCCTACTCTAGAACACCAACTCCCACTGACTCATTAGCTGCAGAGAATAGGCAAACTCATCAATATTCCCGCAGCATGCCAAACAGTTACTTACAGCCCATGGACATTCCCTCACAACTAATTCCTTCATCAGATGATTACTatggaagagaaagaagagctCATTCCAGTCCTAATGTGCCAACCAAGTTTTTTTATGCAGACAACCCAGGGAGATATGTTACTactgctcctcctcagccaaGTGCTTACTTTCATGATGAACGTTACACACCAGGACAAACATATACTCCAAAAGTGCAATATGTGCAAGATCCAAGGACTCGGATGGTGCATGCTGTAGCTACAAGACCTTATTATCCTGAGATGGAGTCCTGTCAATACTCTGTGCAGACAGGATATCCCAAACCCTATAAAGCAAATGAACCAGGGCCGTACATCATACAGACACCTCCAACCAGAATATTTTATGGGGATGATCCAAGGTCTTATCAAATCCAGACTGCTCCACCAAGGTTTTATTATTCCAGTGACATGTATGCAATGCCACCTGAGCACCATATCCCAGCAAGAGCATATTACACAGAGGGCCGAAGACATGCTAGAGTTATTCCGGCTCAAACAGATGATTGGTATGGCTCAGATGCCTCTGGTTATTCCACCAATCCCGCCTCATATGTATCTCAAGTCACTCCGACCAGAATCCGACAAGAGCCTGTGTTAACCTCTTGGTATGCCAACCCATGTGTAGAACCTCCAAGAATTGGCACAGATTCAAAATCTTACTCAAGGTCCTGGGATAATATTCTCAACTATCATGTGGAGAAGGAACAACCTTTTCCTGTGCAGCGGGGTCAGAGCTATGATGATCTCCTTGACTCTAGGAAGCCTGCAGAAGCCACAGGTGACAAACCTCAACCAGTGGTAGTCAATCTCTCCAGTTCACCAAGACGCTATGCAGCCTTATCAATGTCTGAAAACTCACTAGTTGACAAAAGCCCAACAGAGACATCAAAGAGCACCAGTAAACTCTGGTTTGTCACTCCAGAAATAACAATCACTGATAATGACATTCGACCAGGAAACCTTAATAAGGCTGAAGGACGGTCTGCCAGTTGGGACATTCTTGACTCCAGAAGCACTAAGGGTCCAGAACTGTCCAAGTGTGACTTTGAAAGCTCAACCAAAGAGAAGACACATGACAATGCCTCACTACAGCAAAGCCTAGAACAACTTGATGAGCTTCTGGCAGATCTTGTGACTGACTATAAGCCACCTAGTAGAAGGGCAAGTGAGGACATTCTGGATCAACTTAAGAAGTTAATTGATGAGGAAGAAGCAGTATGTCTGTCCAGAAAGAGCTCACGGGCAGGCACAGAGGAACCAGCTCCTCTCGATAAGCAGCCAACCTCAATAAGAATGAATTCCGATCCTTTTGGAGATATGGATGGGGCCAGTGATGCAATGAAGAGTGTAGATGAGTGTTCTCCAGATCAGAGCCCAGATGAAGATGATACAATGATGTGCTCTAACAACAAATGTCGGAGGACAGAGACCCTGTTCAATGCTTGCTTATATTTTAAATCCTGCCACAGCTGCTACACTTACTACTGCTCCCGTAACTGCCGCAGAGAGGACTGGGACATTCATAAAGAAAGCTGCCTGTATGGAAGAATTGGCAGTACATGCCGTCACATAATCAAACACTGCCGGGAGACTGTTGAAGTCCACAAGGCATTCTCCCGTATTGCCAAAGTTGGCTACCTTTCTCGAGGTAGAGGAGTTCTATTCCTTGGTTTTCCAAACCCTGCAGCATCCAGTAATTTCCTGCAGTATGGCCTGGATAGTCTCCTTATGTCTCCTACATACCTGTCCCTTCGAGAGCTTGATAGCTTCAGGGACAACCTAGGGGAGTACTGTAAGGAGCTGCAACAAGCTGGTAAAGAGTATGACCCAAATGAATGCTTCATCTTGAATGTATCAATTGCTGTTGGTGATCAATTGCCTAATGGGCCATCACCAAGGAACCAAGCTCCAACTGTCAGAAAATATGCAAAGGTTGCCCTGGCTTCCTTCAGCCCTGAGCGGAAGGTTCACAAGAAAGAAAGTGACATGGAAACTCTGATCCTCACTCCACCACCAGGAACAGCAGATATtgacaaagagggagaggagggcaggAAGGCCCGGGAAATCTGTTTTATCAATATACAACGAGAGTTAAGAATTCGAGGGGTTTTCCTACGCCACGAATACCCACAGGTGtaccagcagctctgtgagttTGTGGAAAGCAACAGAAGGTTCACTCCCACAACTATTTATCCCATCGATAAGAGGACAGGTAAACAGTTTATGTGCATGATTATGGCTGCCTCTGAGCCAAGGACATTGGACTGGGTAGGCACCCCGCATCTCCTTGATGACATTATTTAA
- the mapkap1 gene encoding target of rapamycin complex 2 subunit MAPKAP1: protein MAFLDNPAIILAHIRQSHVTSDDTGMCEMVLIDQDVDLEKCQLTLVPGSSCGSTGSGSLSEEGSGVRDNHSCDLSQSMDITSSWDFGIRRRSNTAQRLERLRKERQNQIKCKNIQWKERSSSQSVDDLGSLFEKRDFKDRPRQLTGSKSTLSLRLEQCPQQLNNPFNEYSKFDGKGHIGTTATKKIDVYLSMQMAQEKVHPMTVVTIANARVHDLIGLICWQYTSEGREPKLNENVNAYCLHIAEDDGEVDTDFPPLDSNEPIHKFGFSTLALVEKYSSPGLTSRQSLFVRINAAHGFSLIPVDSLKVTMKEILQKALKKRKGSQKGSGPKYRLEKQTEPNTAVDLDVTLESQNTLEFCLVRENSSRGEESSEEDPPIDITTVQDMLSSHHYKSFKISMIHKLRFTTDVQLGISGEKVEIDPVTNQKASTKFWIRQKPISIDSDHLCACDLVEERSPTHAIFKLTYLSNHDYKPLYFESDAGTVNEIVLKVNYILESRASTSRADYFAQKQRKLSRRTSFSFQKEKKSGQ, encoded by the exons ATGGCTTTCTTGGACAATCCAGCCATCATTCTGGCCCACATCAGACAGTCTCATGTGACCAGTGATGACACAGGAATGTGTGAGATGGTACTAATAGACCAGGATGTGGATCTAGAGAAGTGCCAGCTGACTCTGGTGCCCGGCAGCAGCTGTGGCTCAACGGGGTCGGGCTCCCTGAGCGAGGAGGGCAGCGGTGTGAGAGATAATCATTCCTGTGACCTCTCCCAGTCCATGGACATCACCTCCAGCTGGGACTTTGGTATCCGCCGGCGGTCCAACACAG cCCAAAGACTTGAAAGGCTAAGGAAAGAGCGGCAGAaccaaatcaaatgtaaaaatattcagTGGAAAGAGAGGTCATCCTCCCAATCAG TGGACGATCTGGGCTCTCTGTTTGAGAAACGTGACTTTAAAGACAGGCCACGGCAGCTGACGGGTTCCAAATCCACCCTCTCCCTGCGACTGGAGCAGTGTCCCCAGCAGCTCAACAACCCCTTCAATGAATATTCCAAGTTTGATGGCAAG GGCCACATTGGCACAACAGCGACAAAAAAGATCGACGTCTACCTCTCAATGCAGATGGCTCAGGAGAAAGTTCACCCGATGACGGTGGTGACCATCGCCAATGCCCGCGTGCACGACCTCATTGGTCTCATTTGTTGGCAGTACACTAGCGAGGGGCGAGAACCCAAACTCAA tGAGAATGTGAACGCTTACTGTCTCCACATTGCGGAGGACGATGGCGAGGTGGACACTGACTTCCCTCCACTCGACTCCAATGAGCCAATCCACAAGTTTGGTTTCAGCACTTTGGCCTTGGTGGAGAAATACTCCTCACCTGGCCTCACGTCCAGACAGTCGCTGTTTGTCAGAAT AAACGCTGCTCATGGTTTTTCGCTGATCCCTGTGGACAGTCTGAAGGTCACCATGAAGGAAATTCTCCAGAAAGCACTCAAGAAGAGGAAAGGCTCACAGAAAGGCTCAG GGCCCAAGTATCGCCTGGAGAAGCAGACGGAGCCGAACACTGCAGTGGACCTGGACGTGACGCTGGAGAGCCAAAACACACTGGAGTTTTGCCTGGTCAGAGAAAACA gctccaggggagaggagagctcAGAGGAAGACCCTCCTATTGACATCACTACTGTCCAAGACATGTTGAGCAGTCACCACTATAAGTCCTTCAAGATCAGTATGATCCACAAGCTTCGCTTCACCACTGACGTCCAACTAG GCATTTcaggagagaaggtggagatCGATCCTGTTACCAATCAGAAGGCCAGTACGAAGTTCTGGATTCGTCAGAAACCCATCTCCATTGACTCGGACCATCTATGTGCCTGTGACCTTGTGGAGGAGAGAAGCCCCA CTCATGCAATATTTAAGCTCACTTATCTCAGCAACCACGACTACAAGCCTCTCTACTTTGAGTCTGATGCTGGGACCGTCAATGAGATAGTGCTGAAG GTGAACTATATCCTGGAGTCCCGGGCCAGCACCTCTCGGGCCGACTACTTTGCCCAGAAACAGCGGAAACTAAGCCGCCGCACCAGCTTTAGTTTCCAGAAGGAGAAAAAGTCTGGCCAGTAG